One window of Nicotiana tomentosiformis chromosome 11, ASM39032v3, whole genome shotgun sequence genomic DNA carries:
- the LOC104094098 gene encoding ankyrin repeat-containing protein At5g02620-like — translation MEAPTAQPTTPRKKMTKQLTGKRDDSALHSAARAGNIVAIRETIKNTGEEELAELLIKQNSAGETPLYVAAEYGYYEVVREMIMYYDLVAAGIKARNGFDALHIAAKQGDLDMVKVLMEAHPELAMTVDVANTTALHTAANQGHIEVVNYFLEEQSSLATIAKSNGKTALHSSARNGHLQVLKALLSKEPGIATRMDNKGQTVLHMAVKGQNLEVVEELIKTDPSLINMVDNKGNTPLHIAARKGRSEIVKLLLGQNETDKKLINRSHETALDTAEKMSQAETVAILQEHGVESARVLKPHATNPARELKQTVSDIKHEVHDQLKHTRQTRKRIQGIAKRLHKMHREGLNNAINSTTVVAVLIATVAFAGIFQVPGQYYMDPHNLPPGHIIGEANISNHHGFLIFFIFDSIALFISLAVVVVQTTVVVIESKAKKKLMSIINKLMWVACVLVSVAYLALSFVVVGTRYRLMAIIVSILGAVIMISTIGVMLFWVISHRIESSNKKSMRKNSMASKSLELSDSVLSDDNDEYKKIYAI, via the exons ATGGAAGCCCCAACAGCTCAGCCGACCACACCCCGGAAAAAGATGACGAAACAATTAACCGGAAAACGTGATGATTCTGCCTTGCATTCGGCAGCTAGAGCTGGAAATATTGTTGCAATAAGAGAGACTATAAAGAACACGGGCGAGGAAGAATTAGCAGAGTTGTTGATAAAGCAAAATTCAGCAGGAGAGACCCCCTTGTATGTTGCAGCTGAATATGGTTATTATGAGGTGGTTAGGGAGATGATCATGTATTATGATCTTGTCGCAGCTGGAATCAAAGCGAGGAACGGGTTTGATGCATTGCATATTGCTGCCAAACAAGGAGATTTGG ATATGGTGAAGGTATTAATGGAAGCACATCCAGAGCTAGCGATGACAGTTGATGTTGCAAATACAACAGCTTTGCATACTGCAGCGAACCAAGGGCATATAGAGGTGGTGAATTATTTCTTGGAGGAACAGAGTAGTTTGGCCACTATAGCTAAAAGTAACGGGAAAACAGCGCTGCATTCTTCTGCAAGGAATGGACATTTGCAGGTTTTGAAGGCTCTTTTGAGCAAGGAGCCAGGTATTGCGACACGGATGGATAATAAAGGACAGACTGTACTTCACATGGCTGTCAAAGGACAAAATCTTGAGGTTGTGGAGGAGCTGATCAAAACTGATCCTTCATTAATTAACATGGTTGACAATAAGGGTAATACGCCATTGCATATTGCAGCTCGGAAAGGGAGGTCTGAG ATTGTTAAATTGCTACTTGGGCAGAATGAAACAGACAAAAAATTGATCAATAGGTCCCACGAGACAGCTCTCGACACTGCTGAGAAAATGTCACAGGCTGAAACTGTAGCCATCCTACAGGAACATGGCGTTGAAAGTGCGCGAGTTCTGAAACCACACGCAACAAATCCAGCAAGAGAGTTGAAGCAAACCGTTAGTGACATTAAGCACGAGGTGCACGATCAGTTAAAACACACGCGACAGACAAGAAAACGCATACAAGGCATCGCCAAACGCCTCCACAAAATGCATCGAGAAGGCCTAAACAACGCGATCAACTCAACAACTGTCGTTGCTGTACTTATCGCTACGGTTGCCTTTGCAGGAATATTTCAAGTGCCGGGGCAATACTATATGGATCCACATAACCTTCCACCTGGCCATATAATTGGAGAAGCAAACATATCAAACCACCATGGATTTCTCATTTTCTTTATCTTCGACTCCATCGCGTTATTCATCTCGCTTGCAGTTGTGGTTGTTCAGACAACAGTTGTGGTCATTGAAAGCAAAGCAAAGAAGAAGTTGATGTCAATTATAAACAAGCTAATGTGGGTGGCTTGTGTGCTTGTTTCAGTGGCATATTTGGCACTGTCATTTGTTGTTGTTGGCACACGTTATAGGTTGATGGCAATTATTGTGTCAATTCTTGGAGCAGTTATAATGATTTCAACAATTGGAGTAATGTTATTTTGGGTTATAAGCCATAGGATTGAGTCATCAAACAAGAAGAGCATGAGAAAGAACTCTATGGCTAGCAAGTCATTGGAATTGTCAGATTCAGTCCTCTCTGATGACAATGATGAATACAAGAAAATATATGCTATAtaa